A genomic window from Pseudodesulfovibrio alkaliphilus includes:
- the tnpC gene encoding IS66 family transposase: MNATPLPDDIAALKRIIADQNMVIAERESVIADHEAVVADYKSVIADHEQLVAQLQEQVWLLRAWRFAASSEKAKGPQGEDQYSLFDEAELVAMQAEADPETGEEEPEATEVAGHSRRKKGRRPISEAYPRVEVVHDIPEEDKVCPCGCALSRIGEEVSEKLDIVPQKIQVIRHIRPKYACRACEGVEDDGPTVKTASMPPQLIPQGIVSPGLLAYILVNKFADGLPFYRQTIMFDRLGVDISRATMSGWALRAAEACEPLLELLHKQIRSGPIINLDETTVQVLKEPGRKNTSKSYMWVARGGDIKRPSVLFHYDPGRGGKVAEEIVGNFRGFLQTDGY, from the coding sequence ATGAATGCCACGCCTCTCCCTGACGACATCGCGGCCCTCAAGCGCATCATCGCCGACCAGAATATGGTCATAGCCGAGCGTGAGTCTGTCATCGCGGATCACGAAGCTGTTGTCGCGGACTACAAGTCTGTCATCGCGGATCACGAGCAGTTGGTGGCCCAGTTGCAGGAGCAGGTCTGGCTGCTCAGGGCCTGGCGGTTCGCCGCCAGCTCCGAGAAGGCCAAAGGGCCTCAGGGCGAGGACCAGTATTCACTCTTCGACGAGGCGGAACTCGTTGCCATGCAGGCCGAGGCCGATCCTGAGACCGGCGAAGAGGAGCCTGAGGCCACGGAAGTGGCCGGTCACTCCCGGCGCAAGAAAGGGCGTCGGCCCATTTCCGAGGCCTATCCTCGGGTGGAGGTCGTCCACGACATCCCCGAAGAAGACAAGGTCTGCCCCTGCGGCTGCGCCCTGTCGCGCATCGGCGAGGAGGTCAGCGAAAAGCTCGACATCGTCCCGCAGAAGATCCAGGTCATCCGCCATATCCGGCCGAAATACGCCTGCCGCGCCTGCGAGGGCGTGGAAGACGACGGCCCCACCGTCAAGACAGCCTCCATGCCGCCGCAGTTGATCCCGCAGGGCATCGTCTCCCCGGGCCTGCTGGCCTACATTCTGGTCAACAAGTTCGCGGACGGACTCCCGTTTTATCGGCAGACGATCATGTTCGATCGGCTCGGGGTGGACATTTCCCGGGCGACCATGTCCGGCTGGGCGCTTCGGGCGGCCGAGGCCTGCGAGCCGCTGTTGGAGCTGCTCCACAAGCAGATTCGATCAGGGCCGATCATCAACCTGGACGAGACCACAGTTCAGGTCTTGAAGGAACCCGGGCGAAAAAACACCAGCAAATCCTATATGTGGGTGGCCCGGGGCGGTGACATCAAACGACCATCTGTGCTTTTTCACTACGACCCCGGCCGAGGCGGCAAGGTGGCCGAGGAGATCGTCGGGAACTTCCGTGGGTTTCTGCAAACCGACGGCTAC
- the tnpB gene encoding IS66 family insertion sequence element accessory protein TnpB (TnpB, as the term is used for proteins encoded by IS66 family insertion elements, is considered an accessory protein, since TnpC, encoded by a neighboring gene, is a DDE family transposase.), which translates to MNLLGSQTRVWLVLGSTDMRKAINGLSLMVADRLGHDAFSGHLFAFCNRGRTIIKILYWDRNGFCLWQKRLEKHRFTWPESEAEVMELGARELTWLLDGLDPLQARGHPKLGYSTLF; encoded by the coding sequence ATGAACCTCCTGGGCTCGCAGACCCGGGTCTGGCTGGTGCTTGGCTCCACCGACATGCGCAAAGCGATCAACGGCCTTTCCCTGATGGTCGCCGACCGCCTCGGCCACGACGCCTTTTCCGGCCACCTGTTTGCCTTTTGCAACCGGGGGCGCACCATCATCAAGATCCTCTACTGGGACCGCAACGGCTTCTGCCTCTGGCAGAAACGGCTGGAAAAACACCGCTTCACCTGGCCGGAGTCCGAGGCCGAAGTTATGGAATTGGGTGCACGGGAATTGACCTGGCTGCTCGATGGCCTTGACCCTCTCCAGGCTCGCGGGCACCCAAAACTGGGATATTCGACGTTGTTTTGA
- the tnpA gene encoding IS66 family insertion sequence element accessory protein TnpA, translating into MPPNRKRRSRKESYWREQVARWRESGLSQAEFSRQAGFSSRLFGYWKRRLEQKQGTSGVHAVVAVPMPHASGPKAVHQPIIVHAWHGVRLEIPDDFHPGALEKILLVLGRLA; encoded by the coding sequence ATGCCGCCGAATCGCAAGCGAAGGTCGAGGAAGGAGTCTTATTGGCGGGAGCAGGTAGCCAGATGGCGTGAAAGTGGACTGAGCCAGGCCGAGTTCAGCAGGCAGGCCGGGTTTTCCAGCAGATTGTTTGGCTATTGGAAGCGGCGGCTTGAGCAGAAGCAGGGTACCAGCGGCGTCCACGCTGTCGTTGCCGTGCCGATGCCCCATGCGTCTGGGCCAAAGGCCGTTCATCAGCCGATCATCGTCCATGCCTGGCACGGCGTTCGCCTGGAGATTCCCGACGACTTCCATCCCGGGGCGCTGGAGAAGATCCTCCTGGTGCTGGGGCGATTGGCATGA
- a CDS encoding Eco57I restriction-modification methylase domain-containing protein, translated as MTDDALREEPATGVASDEAKDQSRARVASLIERFRRNEADYRDAGYNETQARTEFITPLLEAFGWDVHNLGGQPLIYREVIEEATVEVGEERLTKRPDYELRLARQRKLFIEAKKPSVRIDRDRAPAFQTRRYGYSASLPIAIVTNFHQLVVYDCTPVPNETDEAHVARLEMFGYEEFETRFDELWLLLSRESVYSGTFDQHFSVDTTRHGAQQFDDFFLNQVRDWRVRLAADIHKNTPGLSSGELTYAVQLFLSRIVFLRICEDRGIEKYENLKNLDGLATFDGLMDSLRRADQFYDSGLFRLVDNDPLGIRISDDVLQGIIAELYYPLSPYTFAVVETKVLGEIYEQFLGEVIIVAGSTIEIESKPEVRESGGVVPTPSFIADTIVARTLSPLLAGKSPEELLHFTVADICCGSGIFLLSAYDYLLGHYLDWYVAGGPGKHAGRTIYQVGKNLWRLTFDEKRRILLAHMRGVDIDPNAVEIAQFSLLLKLIEDESEAALEEYVRRMKHAALPALDDYIRCGNSLVSTAEWEAACGPLPAMLHDAINPFGWEEEFADEMADGGFDVVVGNPPYIRIQNMVAYSAQEVEFYHTTNAPYSTAQQDNFDKYALFIERALGLIKDNGRLGVIVPNKFMTIRSGRALRGLLTRSPILEYIVHFGSKQVFGQGITNYTCILVMDRSGHEQVRVEHAGKLEQWRYGRPGEILTVPSTELSDDPWVFCQEDARSLFARIQETVPGRLHEFADIEVGVQTSADKIYLLREVRSDANSITIQWDEREWQIERGILRPCLHDAPLDGFGRPKANAWMIFPYEIVNTPSGKLRARLLQPDEMGALYPQCWAYLNARRAELEQRNITGGAKAEHQWYQYGRSQSLIKFDRPKIILPVLSREARYAYDETNTIITGGGNGPYYMIRAKEGAPFSTLYLLAILNHPLCEAMIRTNTSVFRGGYYSHGKQFIEDLPIPLSEEERVLREVEEQAEGVVAAVEALRAARTPHERTRRDRAARNARARLEGYIDALFGLSHEDAIVVDSVPIPS; from the coding sequence ATGACAGACGATGCGCTCCGTGAAGAGCCCGCTACTGGCGTTGCTAGCGATGAAGCCAAAGACCAATCCCGCGCCCGCGTCGCATCACTGATCGAGCGCTTCCGTCGGAACGAAGCCGACTATCGCGATGCCGGTTATAATGAGACTCAAGCACGCACCGAGTTTATCACACCGCTGCTAGAAGCGTTCGGCTGGGATGTGCATAACCTTGGCGGCCAGCCGCTCATCTATCGCGAAGTAATCGAAGAGGCGACTGTCGAGGTAGGTGAAGAGCGGCTGACCAAGCGCCCGGACTATGAACTGCGTCTGGCGAGACAGCGCAAGTTGTTTATAGAGGCCAAAAAACCGAGTGTTCGAATTGACCGTGATCGTGCCCCAGCATTCCAGACTCGGCGTTACGGGTACTCTGCTAGCTTGCCGATTGCTATTGTCACAAACTTTCATCAGCTCGTGGTATATGATTGTACACCTGTGCCGAACGAAACCGATGAAGCACATGTCGCACGACTTGAAATGTTCGGTTACGAAGAATTTGAAACACGCTTTGACGAATTGTGGTTATTACTTTCGCGGGAAAGCGTCTATTCGGGTACTTTTGATCAGCATTTTTCCGTCGATACAACACGCCATGGCGCGCAACAGTTTGATGATTTTTTCCTGAATCAAGTTCGCGACTGGCGGGTCCGCCTTGCGGCTGACATTCACAAGAACACCCCCGGTCTGAGTTCGGGAGAACTTACATATGCGGTGCAACTTTTCCTCTCTCGCATCGTATTCTTGCGTATTTGCGAAGACCGGGGAATCGAGAAGTACGAAAATCTAAAAAACCTTGACGGCCTAGCCACTTTCGACGGGTTGATGGATTCTTTGCGCCGTGCGGATCAGTTCTATGACTCTGGTTTGTTCCGACTGGTTGATAACGATCCGCTGGGCATTCGAATTAGCGATGATGTGCTACAAGGTATCATCGCTGAACTATATTACCCTTTGAGCCCTTACACCTTCGCTGTCGTTGAGACCAAGGTGCTTGGCGAAATATATGAACAGTTTCTCGGCGAAGTGATCATTGTAGCGGGTAGTACTATAGAAATCGAGAGCAAACCCGAAGTCCGAGAAAGCGGCGGCGTAGTGCCAACACCGAGCTTTATTGCCGATACTATTGTCGCCCGCACTCTCAGCCCTCTTCTGGCTGGCAAATCCCCGGAGGAGCTCCTACACTTCACTGTCGCCGATATATGTTGTGGCTCAGGGATATTCCTACTCTCGGCCTATGATTACCTTCTTGGCCACTATTTGGATTGGTATGTCGCAGGCGGGCCAGGCAAACATGCCGGACGAACTATCTACCAGGTCGGGAAAAATCTTTGGCGACTGACATTCGATGAGAAGCGCCGTATCCTGCTCGCGCACATGCGCGGCGTGGATATAGACCCAAACGCGGTCGAAATCGCACAGTTCAGCTTGCTCCTTAAGCTGATAGAGGATGAAAGCGAAGCGGCACTCGAAGAATATGTGCGGCGCATGAAACACGCTGCATTGCCAGCTCTTGATGATTATATACGCTGCGGCAACTCGCTAGTAAGCACAGCGGAGTGGGAAGCCGCCTGCGGGCCGCTGCCAGCAATGCTACACGATGCCATCAACCCCTTTGGCTGGGAAGAAGAATTTGCGGACGAGATGGCAGATGGTGGCTTTGACGTGGTAGTCGGGAACCCTCCCTACATTCGAATCCAGAATATGGTGGCCTACTCGGCTCAAGAAGTTGAATTCTACCACACTACTAACGCACCCTACAGCACCGCGCAGCAAGATAATTTTGACAAGTATGCACTGTTCATTGAACGTGCGCTCGGCTTGATCAAAGATAATGGACGTCTTGGTGTGATCGTGCCGAACAAATTCATGACGATCCGTTCGGGGCGCGCACTACGCGGCCTTCTGACACGTTCACCTATACTGGAATATATCGTTCATTTCGGGAGCAAGCAGGTCTTTGGGCAAGGCATAACAAACTACACTTGCATTCTGGTGATGGATCGTAGCGGCCACGAACAGGTTCGTGTCGAGCATGCTGGCAAGTTGGAGCAATGGCGCTACGGTCGACCGGGTGAGATATTGACAGTGCCGTCCACAGAACTAAGCGATGACCCCTGGGTATTCTGCCAAGAGGATGCTCGGTCGCTGTTCGCCCGTATTCAGGAAACTGTGCCGGGCAGGCTCCACGAGTTCGCCGACATCGAGGTGGGTGTACAGACCAGTGCTGATAAAATCTATCTCCTGCGAGAAGTTCGCAGCGATGCAAATAGTATCACGATACAATGGGATGAGCGCGAGTGGCAAATCGAGCGGGGGATTCTGCGCCCCTGCCTGCATGACGCACCGCTCGATGGGTTTGGTCGACCTAAAGCCAATGCGTGGATGATCTTTCCCTACGAGATTGTAAACACTCCGTCAGGCAAGCTGCGGGCACGGCTGCTGCAGCCTGATGAAATGGGCGCGCTTTACCCGCAGTGCTGGGCATATTTGAACGCACGACGGGCGGAACTTGAACAGCGCAACATCACAGGCGGAGCTAAGGCTGAGCACCAATGGTATCAGTATGGTCGCTCACAGAGCTTGATCAAATTCGACCGGCCCAAAATCATCCTCCCGGTTCTCTCACGCGAAGCCCGCTATGCCTATGATGAGACAAACACGATCATCACTGGTGGCGGAAACGGCCCTTACTATATGATCCGGGCTAAAGAAGGTGCCCCGTTTTCGACGCTGTACTTGTTGGCCATTCTGAACCATCCATTGTGCGAAGCAATGATCCGCACGAACACAAGTGTTTTCAGGGGCGGATATTATTCTCACGGCAAGCAATTTATTGAAGATCTACCAATTCCGCTGTCGGAAGAAGAAAGGGTACTACGAGAAGTTGAAGAACAAGCTGAAGGCGTTGTAGCCGCAGTTGAAGCCCTCCGCGCGGCGCGGACACCGCATGAGCGCACACGCCGTGATCGAGCCGCCAGAAATGCCAGGGCGCGGCTAGAGGGTTATATAGATGCTCTGTTCGGACTGAGTCACGAAGATGCGATAGTTGTTGATTCGGTACCGATTCCTTCTTGA
- a CDS encoding Eco57I restriction-modification methylase domain-containing protein, with amino-acid sequence MNRRISAIGSNSATIRDEHERKHKGRFTELDPDKLRGGYYTSLELARWLCAWAIRDPKESVLEPSCGDGSFLEAASARLEELGTHGPSRANQLCGVEIIPDEADKARRRLRGGLGYRADDVVESSDFFAWWSRPGRSTFDVVIGNPPFIRYQSFPEPHRSRAMSIMKQQGLLPNRMTNIWVPFVVAALAVLKEGGRMALVLPAELLQVSYAAQLRSFLTDRFSRIDIIACNELFFEKAEQEVLLFLADEARTAPSDLSVSNPCKVNLTESDSVADIVKREPRTVLHGALPKTVCHDSEKWLKYFLSSDEITFMRALRASDNTTDLGTFASVNVGVVTGKNQFFVLCKSDVEALGLEEYTIPLIGRSAHLEGALIDEAGWRMLADDEQRVHLLHLAPINGTKPMGALAHYLRLGEEQGVDKGYKCSIRKPWYAVPSVYIPDAFVFRQIYDFPRIVLNRTGATATDTIHRMRSKGSDPQAIVANSYSYLTAASAEIEGRSYGGGVLELEPTEAEKVLMPATLVDAIPVEECDALIRAGRLETVLEENSSCVLRGQMGLSKTECKMLRDIWNKMRTRRLARRRAGRKKRS; translated from the coding sequence ATGAATAGGCGTATATCAGCCATAGGCAGCAATTCTGCTACTATAAGAGATGAGCACGAACGTAAGCATAAGGGTCGCTTTACCGAGCTTGATCCAGACAAGTTGCGCGGCGGCTACTACACCTCGCTGGAACTGGCGAGATGGTTGTGCGCGTGGGCTATTCGCGATCCGAAAGAATCTGTATTAGAACCAAGCTGCGGCGATGGTTCTTTTCTTGAGGCGGCAAGTGCGCGTCTTGAAGAGTTGGGGACGCACGGTCCATCTCGCGCAAACCAACTTTGTGGGGTTGAGATCATACCGGATGAAGCCGACAAGGCACGTCGGCGGCTGAGGGGCGGTCTTGGCTATCGTGCTGACGATGTGGTCGAAAGCAGCGATTTCTTTGCGTGGTGGAGTCGACCGGGGAGGTCGACGTTTGATGTAGTGATCGGCAATCCACCCTTCATTAGGTATCAGAGCTTCCCAGAACCGCACCGCAGCCGTGCGATGAGCATCATGAAGCAACAGGGCCTATTGCCGAACCGAATGACCAACATCTGGGTACCCTTTGTCGTTGCAGCATTAGCAGTGCTTAAGGAAGGCGGACGTATGGCACTCGTTCTGCCCGCAGAGCTTCTCCAGGTAAGCTATGCTGCGCAACTACGATCGTTTCTGACCGATCGGTTTAGCCGCATCGACATAATCGCCTGTAATGAACTGTTTTTTGAAAAGGCAGAACAAGAAGTACTACTCTTTCTTGCCGATGAAGCGCGCACTGCCCCCTCGGATCTCTCGGTCAGCAATCCGTGTAAAGTCAATCTTACAGAAAGCGACTCAGTCGCCGACATAGTCAAGCGAGAACCGCGGACAGTTTTACATGGCGCATTACCTAAAACAGTTTGTCATGATAGCGAGAAATGGCTGAAGTATTTCCTAAGCTCGGACGAAATTACCTTCATGCGCGCGCTTCGTGCCAGCGATAACACGACGGACCTCGGCACCTTCGCCTCGGTCAATGTCGGAGTGGTGACGGGCAAAAACCAGTTTTTTGTGTTGTGTAAAAGCGATGTCGAAGCGCTGGGACTGGAAGAATATACCATACCTCTTATCGGGCGCTCAGCGCACCTGGAAGGTGCCCTTATAGATGAGGCCGGATGGCGCATGCTCGCAGATGATGAGCAACGCGTGCATCTTTTACACCTTGCCCCCATCAACGGAACGAAACCCATGGGCGCGCTCGCCCACTATCTGCGTCTCGGCGAAGAGCAGGGTGTAGATAAAGGATATAAATGCTCAATACGTAAACCTTGGTATGCAGTACCGTCCGTTTATATTCCAGATGCATTTGTATTCCGTCAGATTTACGACTTTCCGCGCATTGTTCTGAATCGGACCGGGGCCACAGCAACCGATACGATCCACCGTATGCGCAGCAAAGGCTCCGATCCCCAGGCTATCGTTGCCAACAGCTATAGTTATCTGACGGCTGCATCGGCAGAAATCGAGGGGCGTAGCTATGGCGGCGGCGTTCTGGAATTAGAGCCGACCGAGGCTGAAAAAGTGCTTATGCCAGCTACGCTTGTCGATGCAATACCAGTTGAAGAGTGCGACGCCCTTATTCGTGCTGGACGCCTAGAAACAGTGCTCGAAGAGAATAGCAGCTGCGTCCTGCGTGGACAGATGGGGCTCTCGAAAACCGAATGTAAGATGCTACGAGATATATGGAACAAAATGCGTACCCGGCGTCTTGCCCGTCGCCGTGCTGGCAGGAAAAAGAGGAGCTAA
- a CDS encoding protein-glutamate methylesterase/protein-glutamine glutaminase, with protein MIKVLVVDDSAFMRKAISTMLGKDPGIKVVGTARDGLEGLEMVRRLDPDVVTMDIEMPKMDGLTALRQIMMEAPRPVLMVSSLTTEGAEATLKAMELGAVDFIPKQLSKVSLDIVKIEKDLIDRVKTVAARKMRHVPTRTAAPRPAATAVPRSAVTPADRPVRDVVAIGVSTGGPPVVQKILSSLPADFPAAIVIAQHMPAAFTGPFAKRLDGVSRITVKEAENGDVLRPGYAFVAPGGRHIVLDQRVSRVDVVVTDQPADALYKPSANVLISSVAQAVGKRGLGVILTGMGNDGCEGVRELKGRGGRALAQSDSTCVVYGMPKAIVDENLADEIVDLDDMAEAIIANLYK; from the coding sequence GTGATAAAAGTTCTTGTCGTGGATGATTCCGCCTTCATGCGAAAGGCCATCAGCACGATGCTTGGCAAGGACCCGGGAATCAAGGTGGTGGGAACGGCGCGTGACGGTCTGGAGGGCCTGGAGATGGTGCGCCGCCTCGATCCCGATGTGGTGACCATGGACATTGAGATGCCGAAGATGGACGGCCTGACCGCCTTAAGGCAGATCATGATGGAGGCCCCAAGGCCTGTGCTCATGGTCAGTTCGCTGACCACCGAGGGTGCCGAGGCCACCCTCAAGGCCATGGAGCTTGGCGCCGTGGACTTCATCCCCAAGCAGCTTTCCAAGGTCTCCCTTGACATCGTCAAGATAGAAAAGGATCTCATAGACCGGGTCAAGACCGTGGCCGCGCGGAAGATGCGCCATGTGCCGACCAGAACGGCTGCCCCACGTCCTGCCGCGACAGCCGTGCCCAGGTCGGCCGTCACCCCAGCGGATCGGCCGGTGCGCGATGTGGTGGCCATCGGCGTATCCACCGGAGGGCCGCCCGTGGTCCAGAAGATCCTTTCGTCCCTTCCGGCCGACTTCCCGGCCGCCATCGTTATTGCCCAGCATATGCCGGCCGCCTTTACCGGCCCTTTTGCCAAGCGGCTCGACGGCGTCAGCAGAATCACGGTCAAGGAGGCGGAGAACGGCGACGTGCTCCGGCCCGGTTATGCCTTCGTGGCCCCCGGGGGCAGACATATCGTGCTTGATCAGCGGGTGAGCCGGGTCGATGTGGTGGTAACGGATCAGCCCGCTGATGCCCTCTACAAGCCTTCGGCCAACGTCCTTATCAGTTCCGTGGCTCAGGCCGTGGGCAAGCGCGGGCTCGGGGTCATTCTGACAGGCATGGGCAACGACGGCTGCGAGGGGGTGCGTGAACTCAAGGGGCGCGGCGGACGCGCCCTGGCTCAGAGCGACTCCACCTGCGTGGTCTACGGCATGCCCAAGGCCATAGTCGATGAAAACCTGGCGGATGAGATCGTCGATCTCGACGACATGGCCGAAGCGATCATTGCGAATTTGTACAAGTGA
- a CDS encoding HEAT repeat domain-containing protein: MAGCNEYLSLLKSDDKEIVREGAFRAGEDNCVEAVGLLAELLLTNHLGVQEAADSSLRKIGGRETVRAVLPLLRSDEAPVRNLSMDILREVGGQDMPSLVALIHDGDPDIRIFVADILGSTGSSLAVEPLCDALLKDPEVNVRYQAAVSLGELGMAEAAPCLNKAMEDEEWVQYSVIEALTKIGHASSVGALVKALDHASDLVASMIIDSLGELGDIKAVTMLLKRMDESPTALRNKIVKAVVRILGGKSLNLLSVSERERFREYLLVALRDEDVEIQDAAIQGLAHVGGEVASEGILRIAAALDQDRDQERLGTIIGCLAVIGITDALKHALLGESENLAHVAVQVLAMISPESCGFEDSVCRLLMEAFWRVSLPIQRQIIGVAAERGNEHAKDFFIRVLDEHNDGTVLKSAVFLLGEKLRLAEVADRIFVLLDHQYDDVKEAALEACIAINGDRVRERFAAMFESREPIHRLMAVYALGKLGVSANLDILRRALDDAVPDIRKVALEALASECDVHDDWQPLVLSRLEDESRDVRLTVIEILGKCFSENSVPYLIDALEDEDDWVRIRAIDALGQHGSIQSVPRLIGMLDHPNRFVVMKIIEALGSLGGPTAFRALLDIANGDDYEMVNAAEEAIARMQEAQE, encoded by the coding sequence ATGGCGGGATGTAACGAGTATCTTTCGCTGCTGAAGAGCGATGACAAGGAGATCGTTCGCGAGGGCGCGTTCCGGGCTGGCGAGGACAACTGTGTCGAGGCCGTGGGGCTGCTGGCTGAGTTGCTGCTGACCAACCATCTGGGTGTGCAGGAGGCGGCAGACAGCTCTCTGCGCAAGATCGGAGGCCGCGAGACCGTACGGGCGGTGCTGCCCCTGTTGCGTTCGGACGAGGCCCCGGTGCGCAATCTTTCCATGGACATCCTGCGCGAGGTGGGAGGGCAGGACATGCCCTCGCTTGTTGCTCTCATCCACGACGGCGATCCCGACATCCGCATCTTCGTGGCCGACATTCTCGGCTCCACAGGCAGTTCCCTGGCGGTGGAGCCTCTGTGCGACGCCTTGCTCAAGGACCCCGAGGTCAATGTCCGCTATCAGGCGGCGGTGAGCCTTGGCGAGCTCGGCATGGCCGAGGCCGCTCCGTGTCTGAACAAGGCAATGGAAGACGAGGAGTGGGTGCAGTACTCGGTGATCGAGGCCCTGACCAAGATCGGTCACGCCAGCTCGGTGGGGGCGTTGGTCAAGGCGCTGGACCACGCCTCGGACCTTGTCGCCTCCATGATCATCGATTCCCTTGGCGAACTGGGGGACATCAAGGCCGTGACCATGCTGCTTAAGCGCATGGACGAATCGCCCACGGCGCTGCGCAACAAGATCGTCAAGGCAGTAGTCAGGATACTGGGCGGCAAGTCCTTGAACCTGCTCAGTGTGAGCGAGCGGGAGCGTTTTCGCGAATATCTGCTCGTGGCCCTGCGCGACGAGGATGTGGAGATACAGGACGCCGCCATCCAGGGATTGGCCCATGTGGGAGGCGAGGTGGCCTCCGAGGGGATTCTGCGCATCGCGGCGGCGTTGGATCAGGACAGGGATCAGGAGCGGCTTGGAACCATCATCGGGTGCCTGGCGGTCATCGGGATAACCGACGCGCTCAAGCACGCCCTGCTCGGCGAAAGCGAGAATCTGGCCCATGTGGCCGTCCAGGTCCTCGCCATGATCTCGCCAGAGTCCTGCGGTTTTGAGGACTCGGTCTGCCGCTTGCTTATGGAAGCCTTCTGGAGGGTGTCGCTGCCGATTCAGCGCCAGATCATCGGTGTGGCAGCCGAGCGGGGGAACGAGCACGCAAAGGATTTCTTCATCAGGGTTCTCGACGAGCACAACGACGGCACAGTGCTCAAGAGCGCGGTCTTTCTGCTGGGCGAGAAGCTGCGGCTGGCCGAGGTGGCGGACCGCATCTTTGTGCTGCTTGACCATCAATACGACGATGTCAAGGAAGCCGCGCTGGAGGCCTGCATCGCCATCAACGGGGACCGGGTGCGCGAGCGTTTCGCGGCCATGTTCGAGAGTCGCGAGCCCATTCACCGGCTCATGGCGGTCTATGCCTTGGGCAAGCTCGGGGTCTCGGCCAATCTCGATATCCTCAGACGCGCCCTGGACGACGCCGTGCCGGACATTCGCAAGGTGGCCCTGGAGGCCCTGGCTTCCGAATGCGATGTGCATGACGATTGGCAGCCTCTGGTCCTTTCCAGACTGGAGGACGAGAGCAGGGATGTCCGCCTCACTGTTATCGAAATCCTCGGGAAGTGCTTTTCCGAGAATTCCGTTCCCTACCTGATCGACGCTCTAGAGGATGAGGACGACTGGGTCAGAATCAGGGCCATCGACGCCTTGGGCCAACACGGCTCCATCCAGTCCGTGCCGCGTCTGATCGGTATGCTCGACCACCCGAATCGGTTCGTGGTCATGAAGATCATCGAGGCTCTGGGAAGCCTTGGCGGCCCTACCGCCTTTCGCGCCCTGCTGGACATCGCCAACGGCGATGACTACGAGATGGTCAACGCAGCCGAGGAGGCCATCGCCAGAATGCAGGAAGCTCAGGAGTAG
- a CDS encoding CheR family methyltransferase, producing MSSLFSKTIALGKELKITDQEFANLRDFIYEQCGIYIADNRKYLLENRLGNRLKKLNLRNFDEYYNYLRFDAAKAAEMKKLFEVITTNETSFYRNPPQLQVFQEKVLADVLEGCRGSGRKLRIWSAGCSTGEEPYTIAMIIHELLQGDVANWDIRITANDLSERVLESARKGVYNEYTLRTTPKEIVQRYFEQEAGLYGVRPEVKRLVSFGQINLRDKGQLKRVERSQIVFCRNVIIYFDDAMKKQVISSFYDNLLPGGYLIIGHSESLHNITRAFKPIHFPGAIIYKKEE from the coding sequence ATGTCCTCGCTTTTTTCCAAGACCATCGCCCTTGGCAAGGAACTCAAGATCACGGATCAGGAGTTCGCCAACTTAAGGGATTTCATCTACGAGCAGTGCGGCATATACATTGCTGACAACCGCAAGTACCTGCTGGAGAACCGGCTCGGAAACCGGCTGAAGAAGCTCAACCTCAGGAATTTCGACGAATACTACAACTATCTGCGCTTTGATGCGGCCAAGGCCGCGGAGATGAAAAAGCTTTTTGAAGTCATCACCACCAACGAGACGAGCTTTTACCGCAATCCGCCCCAGTTGCAGGTGTTTCAGGAAAAGGTGCTTGCCGATGTGTTGGAGGGCTGCCGCGGGAGCGGACGCAAATTGCGCATCTGGTCGGCAGGCTGCTCCACAGGCGAGGAGCCATACACCATTGCCATGATTATCCATGAGCTGCTCCAGGGGGATGTCGCCAACTGGGACATCCGCATCACGGCCAACGACCTCTCGGAGCGGGTGCTCGAATCGGCACGCAAGGGCGTGTATAACGAGTACACCCTGCGCACGACTCCCAAGGAGATCGTGCAGCGTTATTTCGAGCAGGAGGCAGGGCTCTATGGCGTCAGGCCCGAGGTGAAGAGGCTCGTCAGTTTTGGTCAGATCAATCTGCGCGACAAGGGGCAGCTCAAGCGGGTGGAGCGCTCGCAGATCGTGTTCTGCCGCAATGTCATCATTTATTTCGACGACGCCATGAAGAAGCAGGTCATCAGTTCATTTTACGACAATCTGCTTCCGGGCGGATACCTGATCATCGGGCATTCGGAGTCGCTGCACAACATCACCCGCGCCTTCAAGCCCATCCATTTTCCGGGCGCCATCATCTACAAGAAGGAGGAGTAG